Proteins co-encoded in one Rhodohalobacter mucosus genomic window:
- the nth gene encoding endonuclease III has translation MSKLPRKTKKQKERAAEILEELYKYYPDPHCELNHNNPFELLVATILSAQCTDVRVNKVTPALFKAYPTPEAMAEAPLEELEELVKTTGFYRNKALSLKEASRTLVEEFGSEVPQTMDELLTLRGAARKTANVVLGNAFGINHGVVVDTHVKRISNRLGLTREKKNTNKIERDLMALFPRESWTDLSHLMIHHGRNACKARFSEPPDHPICIKYGKRCECWKMRGQKNDK, from the coding sequence GCAGAAAGAGCGCGCAGCAGAAATTCTGGAAGAGCTCTACAAATACTATCCCGATCCGCACTGTGAGCTGAATCACAACAATCCTTTTGAGCTTCTTGTAGCCACAATACTGAGCGCTCAATGCACGGACGTTCGCGTAAACAAAGTTACACCGGCTCTTTTTAAAGCCTATCCCACACCCGAAGCGATGGCCGAAGCCCCTCTTGAAGAGCTGGAGGAGCTTGTTAAAACCACCGGATTCTATCGGAACAAAGCGCTATCTCTCAAAGAGGCTTCCAGAACACTGGTTGAGGAGTTTGGCAGTGAGGTACCTCAAACCATGGATGAGCTGCTTACGCTGCGGGGTGCCGCCCGAAAAACCGCAAATGTGGTCCTTGGCAATGCATTTGGTATCAACCACGGAGTAGTTGTGGATACACACGTAAAAAGAATTTCCAACCGGCTTGGGCTGACGCGGGAAAAGAAGAATACCAACAAGATAGAACGCGACCTTATGGCGCTTTTTCCCCGTGAAAGCTGGACCGATCTGTCGCACCTGATGATTCATCACGGCCGCAATGCATGCAAAGCACGTTTCTCTGAGCCACCGGATCATCCCATCTGTATCAAATACGGCAAGCGGTGCGAATGCTGGAAAATGAGAGGGCAAAAAAATGATAAATGA
- the amrB gene encoding AmmeMemoRadiSam system protein B, producing the protein MINETLLFDSLSSPVPELRHDLQVIPVQDNGRELLYFHDSMGYASPNFAIDRKTEPLLSLITGRHSINQIISVLDSSIQPYDLLEFVQMLDEHRVLNTRHYHLFANRIEKDFESSTVRKPVLAGSSYPGEPEKMGEFIDAMLSDTQTSQHKAVKALYAPHIDLRVGAKQYAAAFQSIRHLTPGRIVLIGTSHYAGYFPDQYENTPFIGSNKQFSVPGHSFETDTDFIQMLDELDSFTLSDRAHRIEHSLETHLLFISRLWKHDYTVVPILVSGFDELFYHPEGAMATSVKSFAEKLRELDSDDTFYLISGDLSHVGRKFGDPFPASERRQDVEEFDRHFINYALNADHRGILSHLSKAYDSTRICGYPPLYSFLRAFPELRGTELNYHWWDESERESAVSFGSIAY; encoded by the coding sequence ATGATAAATGAGACACTTCTGTTCGATTCACTCAGCTCACCCGTTCCGGAGCTTCGGCATGACCTCCAGGTCATTCCCGTACAGGACAACGGCAGGGAACTACTTTATTTTCACGATTCGATGGGCTATGCATCCCCGAATTTCGCCATCGACCGAAAAACCGAGCCGCTGTTGTCGCTTATAACGGGCCGGCACTCCATCAATCAGATCATCAGCGTACTCGACAGCAGCATTCAGCCATACGACTTGCTGGAGTTTGTTCAGATGCTGGATGAGCATCGTGTACTGAACACCCGGCATTACCATCTGTTTGCAAATCGCATTGAAAAAGATTTTGAATCCTCAACCGTACGAAAACCGGTACTCGCCGGGAGCAGCTACCCCGGGGAACCCGAAAAAATGGGTGAATTTATCGATGCCATGCTTTCAGACACCCAAACGAGCCAGCATAAGGCGGTAAAGGCGCTCTATGCGCCTCATATTGACTTGCGTGTAGGGGCGAAGCAGTATGCGGCGGCATTTCAATCCATCCGGCACCTTACACCCGGGCGTATTGTTCTGATCGGTACATCCCATTACGCAGGTTACTTTCCCGACCAATATGAAAATACTCCATTCATAGGATCGAATAAGCAGTTTTCAGTACCCGGACATTCTTTCGAAACAGACACAGACTTTATCCAAATGCTGGATGAACTGGACAGTTTTACACTGTCGGACAGAGCCCACCGGATTGAACACAGCCTGGAAACCCATCTGCTGTTTATATCCCGGCTGTGGAAACACGATTATACCGTTGTTCCGATCCTTGTTTCAGGATTCGACGAACTCTTTTACCATCCAGAGGGCGCGATGGCAACATCGGTGAAGTCATTTGCTGAAAAGCTCCGTGAACTGGATTCGGATGACACGTTTTATCTGATCAGCGGGGATCTGTCGCATGTTGGCAGGAAATTCGGCGATCCCTTCCCCGCCTCTGAACGAAGACAGGATGTGGAGGAGTTCGACAGGCATTTTATCAACTACGCGCTCAATGCAGATCACCGTGGCATTCTCAGTCATCTTTCCAAGGCGTATGATTCAACCCGAATATGCGGATACCCGCCCCTCTATTCCTTTTTAAGAGCATTTCCCGAGCTGAGGGGAACCGAACTCAATTACCACTGGTGGGATGAATCTGAAAGAGAAAGCGCCGTCAGTTTCGGCTCAATAGCCTATTAG
- a CDS encoding polyprenol monophosphomannose synthase, producing MENDTLVIIPTYNESKNIIRLLERLMALSPAVDVLIVDDGSPDGTADLVKEVGKVYPERIYLIEREGKLGLGSAYVRGFRYALEMGYTFICEMDADFSHNPDDVPKLVDKVKSGEADVAVGSRYSNGISIVNWPLRRLILSYCANLYARFITGIPIKDTTAGFKCIHRNVLEAIPLDNIHSNGYAFQIELHFRAWKAGFKLDEVSIIFREREEGVSKMSKAIVREAVWRVWALKFRSLIGKL from the coding sequence ATGGAAAACGACACACTTGTTATCATACCGACCTATAATGAGTCGAAAAATATCATTCGGCTCCTTGAAAGGCTTATGGCTCTTAGTCCAGCGGTTGATGTATTGATAGTAGACGACGGATCTCCCGATGGAACGGCAGATCTAGTAAAAGAAGTCGGGAAAGTATATCCGGAGCGTATTTACCTGATTGAACGAGAAGGAAAGCTGGGCCTGGGCTCCGCCTATGTGCGGGGATTCCGTTATGCACTTGAAATGGGTTATACATTTATCTGTGAGATGGATGCCGACTTTTCCCATAACCCGGATGATGTTCCCAAGCTGGTGGACAAAGTGAAGAGTGGAGAAGCGGACGTCGCAGTGGGGTCCCGCTACTCAAACGGGATAAGTATTGTGAACTGGCCCCTGCGGCGGCTCATATTATCCTATTGTGCAAATCTGTACGCCAGATTTATTACCGGTATACCGATCAAGGACACAACGGCCGGATTTAAATGCATTCACCGGAACGTGTTGGAAGCCATACCACTCGACAACATTCATTCAAACGGGTATGCGTTCCAGATTGAGCTTCATTTTCGCGCATGGAAAGCGGGCTTCAAACTGGACGAAGTGTCCATCATCTTCAGGGAGAGAGAAGAGGGGGTGTCCAAAATGTCGAAAGCGATTGTACGTGAGGCGGTGTGGCGAGTCTGGGCGCTGAAGTTCCGCAGCCTGATAGGTAAACTATAG